The Edaphobacter flagellatus sequence GATTGGTTTCTCACGCTCTACCGATCAGGTGCTGCACATCGTCTATGCGCAGGGCGCAGGTGTTCAGACCAAGGGCGGCTTCTATCCGGCAGGTATGAACGGCACCATCAAAGCAACCGCAGCATAAGGACGGATGAGTCATGGCGACACAAGAGACACAACAACTCGATGCGATCATCTCAAGCCGTCGCGCGCTGCTCGCGGCGGGAGGCGCGGCCCTGGCCGGTCTCGCATTGGCTTCCAAAGCCCAGGCGCAGACGACAGTGACAGATAACGATATCCTCAACTTCGCTTTAAATCTGGAATACCTCGAAGCGCAGTTCTACACGCTTGCGACTGCAGGGGTCACCATCGACAAGCTGGCCACACCGATTCCGGTTGCAGTGAACGGCGGTACGGCCGGCACGGTGACCTTGAAGCCAAGCTTTGCCAAGGTGCCGTTCAGTAACTCCGGCATCGCGTCCTACGCGGCTGAGACTGCGCTCGAAGAGCAGAAGCATGTAAAGTTTTTGCAATCTGCACTGGGCACATCCGCAGTGTCAATGCCCAACATCGACCTCTACAACTCATTCAATGCACTGGCTTCAGGAGCGGGCATCGGCTCCGTGTTCGATCCCTTTGCCAGCGACGCAAACTTCCTTATCGGAGCGTACATCTTTGAAGATGTCGGTGTCAGCGCCTATCATGGAGCCGCAGGCTTGATCTCTGACAAAACGAAAATTCTTCCTGCTGCCGTGGGCATTCACGCCGTCGAGGCGTATCACGCAGGTCTGATTCGCACAACGATCGCGGGACTTGATGCGCAGGCAGGTAACACCGCGCTCAGCGGCTTGACGCAGAAGATCTCCGCCTTCCGCGCAAAGCTGGCAAATCCCTCTGGCACGCCGGTCGACGATGTCGGTGTAGGTACGGTCAGCGTGGCGCTGAACGGAAGCAACAACAATTACATGGCTTCGACCATCGTCAATGCCGATTCGAATACGGTGGGTTGGAGCCGAACCACGACGCAGATTCTTGCGATTGTTACAGGTGGCAGCACAAAAAACGCGGGAGTCTTCTTCCCGAGCGGTCTGAACGGCACGATTAAGTAGCGTAGACAATTGTGGCTTACGGCGCCGCCCGGATCGCTCGCCAGTTGGGAGAGAGAAGGGCGGCGTTGTGGTGACGTGTGCGCTACCGGAGGCAGGCGCGAAGATTCCGAAGCCAGGGCTACCAATTATCGCCAAAATAATGGCGTTGGCTCGCCGCTGGATTTTCCGCGAGGGGATTTGTTAGTCTCGAGACGCGCACTTCCGAGGGTGCGTCCCGTCCGCGGAAAGGGATCATCCCACCTTGCATCTCTGCTGGTCGACAATCCACTCTCTTCTTGCCCGGCGAAGCGGATCGCGGGCACACAAGAAGGAGTGAGTCATGTCTCTACGCGAACTTCCCGCGCGCCCTAACCTCGAACATCTGAAAAATCAGGCCCGTACGCTACAGCGAGCTGCGCTTGATCAGGACGCCTCCGCTACAGCGCGGCTGGCTGCCTTTGGCGTTACATCCAACCCTAAGCTGGCCGATGCACTGCATGTGATCGCACGCGAGTATGGTTTCGACACGTGGCCTGCGCTGAAGCTGCATGTTGAAGTCAAGTCCGGTGAGCCGGAGGCGGCGCTGAGAGCAGCAATCAGGGCCGGTGATGCTGCGCTGGTGCGTGATGTGCTGAAGCTTCATCCATCGCTGAAGACGAAGCTCAACGAGCCGCTGATGGACTTCGATACGCCGGCGATTGTTGCGGCCGTGCAGAAGGGAAGCCGCGAGATGGTGGATGCCCTGCTGGATGCGGGTGCGGACATCAATGCGCGTTCGCGCTGGTGGGCTGGCAGCTTCGGTGTGCTGGATTCGGCGAACGCAGAGCTGGCGGAGTACCTGATCGCACGCGGTGCTGTAGTGGACATCCACGCTGCAGCGCGGCTGGGGAAGGTCGATCAAGTGCGCGAGCTGCTGCAGCAAAAACCAGAGCTGGTGCATGCGCGTGGCGGCGACGGGCAGCTGCCGTTGCACTTTGCTGCAACGGTGGACATTGCGGAACTGCTGCTCGAATATGGAGCGGATATCAATGCGCGCGACATCGATCATGAATCGACCGCGGCGCAGTATATGGCGTGCCAGCGGCAGTACATGGAGTGGCGCGAGCCGTATCGCCATGATGTGGCGCGTTTCCTGATCGCACGTGGAGCCGAGGCCGATATCCTGCTGGCGTCGGCCATCGGCGATGTGGCGCTGGTTGAGCGCATATTGAACGATGATCCGGAAACGGTACGGACGACGGTAAGCGAGCGGTACTTTCCGAAGAAGAATCCCGAGGCCGGTGGCACGATCTATATGTACGGATTTGGTTTGACGCGGTCCCCGCATTCGATCGCGCACCAGTTTGGGCACAAGGCGGTGTTCGATCTGCTGATGCAGCGTAGCGCTCCCTGGCTGCGTCTGGTGCAGGCAGCGGAACTGGGCGATGCGGCGATGGTGAAGCGGATCGTCGAGCAGCATCCGGCGGTGATTACACGGTTGACAGAGCACGCAGCGCGTCGCATCGTCGGCGCTGCGTTTCGCAACAATACGCGTGCAGTCGAGCTGTTGCTGGAGCAGGGCTGGCCATCGAAGGTTGCTCTTGAAAACGGACAGACGCCGCTGCACTGTGCGTCGTGGCATGGAAACATCGCAATGGTGCGTGCGCTGCTGGCGCACGAGGCTCCGGTCAATGTCTTCGAGACGGAATACGGTGGTAGTCCGCTGGCATGGGCGCTCCACGGCTCGCTGAACAGCTGGGAGCGCGAGAAAGGTGATTATCCCGCGGTGACGCGTGCACTGCTGGAGGCAGGCGCGAAGATTCCGAAGCCGGAGCGGCCTCTGGAAGCGACAGAAGAGGTGCTGGGTATCATCCAGCAACACAAGGAATGATGCTGCTCGTGCCAACTCTTATTTCGTAACGATTTATGTCACAAATGAAACTTCAGGGGTGCCGGTCCGGCTGAGGGGTTGCTGTGGCCGGCGCCACTGTTGCTGCGGGTGCCGTCGTTCGTGGTTTGTCATACATCAGCTTGGCCAGTGTGAGCTCGATGGCTTCGGCCATCATGCGCTGGCCGCGTGTGTCGGGATGGAGCGCGGGGCTGGGATGTGGCTGGCGCGGGTCGTAAAAGAGCGATGTGTTAATGGCGCCGGAGGCGTCCTTGAAGGTGGAGCCGATGTCGAGGAACGTGACACGCGGATCGCCGTCGGCGACGGTATTTTTGCCGGATGCGTCGGGTTTGCCGATTCTTGGGGGGAAACGTTTGGCGAGGTAGCTGTTGACCGCCTGGTCGGCAGCGGTCTTTTCAGGCGAAAAGCCTGTGGGCAGAATGCCGAGAATGAGCAGGCGTGTCTGCGGCAGGCGCTGGCTGAGCGTGGCGATCACCGTGTCGATACCGGCTTCAGTTTGCTCGGCAGTCTGGTGGGCGTGACCGGTATTGTTGTTGCCGATCATCACGATGGCCACACGCGGGCTCAGATGGTCGATCTCGCCGTGATTGAGGCGCCAGAGCAGGTTGGCGGTGGTATCACCGGAGAAGCCGAGATTGAGCGCACGGCGCGGCTCGTAAAACTGCTTCCAGATGGGCAGGAAATCCTGATCGGGTGGGTTCGATTTTTCGAAGTTCTGGATGATGGAGGCTCCCATGAAGAGGAGCTGGATGTCGGGGTGTTTGCGGACGTAGTCGACGATCGTATTGTGGCGCTCGGCCCACCAGGACTCATTAAGGCGGCTGGTAGGAAGTGTCGCGACGGTGAGATCATTCGACGCCTGCTGGGCGTGGGTGAACGCGAAGAGCAGGAGTATGAGTAAACCGAGGCAGAGAGTAATACGTTTGGGCACGTGGTCATTTTAAAGCGCGGATGCGCATTGTTGTGACTGAACGTATGCGCGGGTACCGGTTGTTTCAAGTAGTCTGGAAATCACATGATGAAGGCATCTGCGTTCGAGTTTCGGTTTCGTTATCTGATCCACACGGTGGTGTATGTGCTCGGCTTCACCACGCCGTGGAACAAATGGCTGCATCTGGATACGGTGCGCACATGGCAGTGGCTGGCGTGGCTGCTGGCCAGGCAAGGGTGGCTTAGTTTCAGTGTAGCGACTAACGTGGTGCTGGTGGTGGGGATTGCGTGGGCGATCAAGGCGGCATGGCTACGCACGTGGGGAGCCGCGTACCTGGGGTCCGGCGTCGTGCAGGATGCGTCAATGCACGGCGATCGTATTGTGGCTGCTGGCCCGTACCGCTATATGCGGAATCCTCTGTACTGGGGCACCTTTGTGCATACGCTGGCGCTGGCGTTGTTGATGCTGCCAAGCGGTGCAATATTTTCGATTGTGATCCTCGGGCTATTTCAACTGCGGCTGATCGGCGGCGAAGAAGCATTTCTTACGGCAAAGCTGGGCGAGCCTTATAAGGAGTACTGCAGTAAGGTGCCGCGATTCTTTCCTTCATTTCGTCCGCAGGTGCCTGCGGCTGCCGTGCGGCCTGCATGGGGAGTGGCCATACTGGGTGAGATCTACTTCTGGGGCGTGGCGATTTCGTTTCTCGTGCTGGGGTGGCGGTACAACGCGATACTGATCATGCAGGGCGTGCTGGTGTCGCTGGGCATTTCGCTGGTGGCTCGCGCGTTTGTGCCCAAGCCGCAGGTGAGGGGCTGAGAAGAGATGGCGAGGCCGCGCGATCCGGAGAAGCGAAAGGCGATTCTTGGCGCTGCGATCCTTGAGATCGCCGAGGTGGGACTGGGTGTGGCCACGGCGAAGATCGCCGCACGCGCAGGCGTTGCCGAAGGCACGCTGTTTACGTACTTCGCCAGTAAGGACGAGTTGCTCAACGAGCTCTACAGGGAGCTGAAACTCGATCTGTTCGAGCGGGTCAATGCAGAATTTCCGCATGGCGCGAGTCTGGAGAGGCGGGCGCGCCATGTATGGTCGTTGAGCGTGGGCTGGATGATCGAGTCTCCAGAGAAGCGCATGGTGGTACGTCTGCTGAATCTGTCGTCGGTGGTGACGGCGGAGACGCGGGCGAGCATGGCGGAGCAGCGTGGCGCGATCGACACCATGCTCGACGAGCTGGACTCGCGTGAGTCGCTGCGCGAGCTTCCGTCAGGCTATGCTTCGGCGCTGATGGCGGCGATGCAAGAGGCGGCGATGGACTTTGCGATGAAGAACGCGCGGCAGCGCAAGCTATTGATCGACCGGGGTTTCGATCTATTCTGGCGCGCAGTGCGTTGAGAGAGCTTCATCACGTAAAGAGTGCTCTCAAAATAAATGAGCAACCACTTGCTCATTTAATGATCTTATCTCCAGATCGACAAAGGAGGAGCCCGCGGTATGGCTAAGGTCTGGTTAATCACAGGAAGCGGAAATGGTTTGGGGAATGATATTGCGGCGGCGGCGTTGGCTGCCGGCGATAACGTCGTTGCCGGGGCGCGGCGGCTGGAAGAGCTGGATGCGCTGGTGAAGCAGCATGGCGAACGCGTGCGGCCGGTGCTGCTCGACGTACGGAACGAGGCACAGGCGCAGGCGGCGGTACAACTTGCGGTCGATGCGTTCGGAAGGCTGGACGTGCTGGTGAACAACGCCGGATACGGGCAGTTCGCTCCATTTGAGCAAATGAGCGGTGAGGACTTTCAGGGAATCGTGGATACATGCTTCTATGGCGTGGTTTATACGACACGGGCCGCGGTCCCGGTGATGCGGAAGCAGAAGAGCGGGCATATCTTTCAGGTGTCGTCCATTGGCGGTAGGGTGGCGGTGCCGGGCAATGTGCCGTACCACGCGGCGAAGTGGGCTGTCGGAGGTTTCAGCGATTCGCTGGCGACAGAGGTAGCCTCATTTGGAGTGAAGGTGTGCACACTGGAGCCAGGTGCGATCCGGACCAACTGGGCGCGCCGTGCGCGAGGGAATCCTCCCATGCTGCTGCCTGAGTATGAGGCCAGCCTGGGGCCGATTCTGAAGCTATTGCAGAACATCGAAGGACGCGAGGAGGGCGATCCGAAGCGGATTGCTGCGTTGATCGTCAAGCTGGCGAATACGGATGACGTCCCGCTACGCCTGATTCTGGGTGTGGATGCGGAGCAGCGCGTGAAGGCGGTGGAGGAGGCCCGTGCGAAGGAAGGCGAGCGGTTCAGCGAACTGACACGTTCGACGATGTATCCCGACGCCGAGCCGATTCCGGAGCTGCAGGCGCTGAGCCGTCGGTAATGGCAATAGTCGATGATGCCAAACGTTAAGCCGCACATTGCTGTGCGGCTTAACCTTCTTCTAATGGATCGTCATCACGACGCGGAAGCGTGCCTTTCCGCTCATCATGCGGTCGTAGGCTTCCTTGAATTGTTCAAACGTATAGACCTCGTTCATTGAACGCACGCCTTCGAGGATGCTGAAGTTCAACGTATCTTCCGAATCGATCGAAGTTCCGGAGTACCAACCCTGCACCTTCTGTGAGTTCAGGAGCATCTGGAGCGCCGGTACTTCGAGCTTCGGGACTGCGCCGACGATCATGAACGTTCCTCTGACGCCGAGTCCACCCATAACTGCGGCCATGGCATCTGCATTTGTAACCGTAGCAAGCACAACCTTAGCGCCGCCTAATTTTTGTAGCTCAGCCGCAGGGTCCTGCGTCTGGCTGTCGATATACACGGCTGCACCGAGCCTCTTCGCCAGCTCAGCCTTGTCCGCCCCGCGTGCGATGGCAACCGTCTTGAAGCCCATCTTCGACGCATACTGCACGCCAAGATGTCCAAGGCCGCCCAGTCCGAGCACCGCAACCACGTCGCCAGGAACCGCTCCGGCGTTACGCAGACAGTTGAAGGTCGTCACACCCGCGCACATCAGGGGAGCAGCCTCCGCAGCGCTCAACCCCTCGGGTACCTCT is a genomic window containing:
- a CDS encoding ferritin-like domain-containing protein; this translates as MATQETQQLDAIISSRRALLAAGGAALAGLALASKAQAQTTVTDNDILNFALNLEYLEAQFYTLATAGVTIDKLATPIPVAVNGGTAGTVTLKPSFAKVPFSNSGIASYAAETALEEQKHVKFLQSALGTSAVSMPNIDLYNSFNALASGAGIGSVFDPFASDANFLIGAYIFEDVGVSAYHGAAGLISDKTKILPAAVGIHAVEAYHAGLIRTTIAGLDAQAGNTALSGLTQKISAFRAKLANPSGTPVDDVGVGTVSVALNGSNNNYMASTIVNADSNTVGWSRTTTQILAIVTGGSTKNAGVFFPSGLNGTIK
- a CDS encoding ankyrin repeat domain-containing protein — its product is MSLRELPARPNLEHLKNQARTLQRAALDQDASATARLAAFGVTSNPKLADALHVIAREYGFDTWPALKLHVEVKSGEPEAALRAAIRAGDAALVRDVLKLHPSLKTKLNEPLMDFDTPAIVAAVQKGSREMVDALLDAGADINARSRWWAGSFGVLDSANAELAEYLIARGAVVDIHAAARLGKVDQVRELLQQKPELVHARGGDGQLPLHFAATVDIAELLLEYGADINARDIDHESTAAQYMACQRQYMEWREPYRHDVARFLIARGAEADILLASAIGDVALVERILNDDPETVRTTVSERYFPKKNPEAGGTIYMYGFGLTRSPHSIAHQFGHKAVFDLLMQRSAPWLRLVQAAELGDAAMVKRIVEQHPAVITRLTEHAARRIVGAAFRNNTRAVELLLEQGWPSKVALENGQTPLHCASWHGNIAMVRALLAHEAPVNVFETEYGGSPLAWALHGSLNSWEREKGDYPAVTRALLEAGAKIPKPERPLEATEEVLGIIQQHKE
- a CDS encoding GDSL-type esterase/lipase family protein, which encodes MPKRITLCLGLLILLLFAFTHAQQASNDLTVATLPTSRLNESWWAERHNTIVDYVRKHPDIQLLFMGASIIQNFEKSNPPDQDFLPIWKQFYEPRRALNLGFSGDTTANLLWRLNHGEIDHLSPRVAIVMIGNNNTGHAHQTAEQTEAGIDTVIATLSQRLPQTRLLILGILPTGFSPEKTAADQAVNSYLAKRFPPRIGKPDASGKNTVADGDPRVTFLDIGSTFKDASGAINTSLFYDPRQPHPSPALHPDTRGQRMMAEAIELTLAKLMYDKPRTTAPAATVAPATATPQPDRHP
- a CDS encoding methyltransferase family protein encodes the protein MMKASAFEFRFRYLIHTVVYVLGFTTPWNKWLHLDTVRTWQWLAWLLARQGWLSFSVATNVVLVVGIAWAIKAAWLRTWGAAYLGSGVVQDASMHGDRIVAAGPYRYMRNPLYWGTFVHTLALALLMLPSGAIFSIVILGLFQLRLIGGEEAFLTAKLGEPYKEYCSKVPRFFPSFRPQVPAAAVRPAWGVAILGEIYFWGVAISFLVLGWRYNAILIMQGVLVSLGISLVARAFVPKPQVRG
- a CDS encoding TetR/AcrR family transcriptional regulator, whose product is MARPRDPEKRKAILGAAILEIAEVGLGVATAKIAARAGVAEGTLFTYFASKDELLNELYRELKLDLFERVNAEFPHGASLERRARHVWSLSVGWMIESPEKRMVVRLLNLSSVVTAETRASMAEQRGAIDTMLDELDSRESLRELPSGYASALMAAMQEAAMDFAMKNARQRKLLIDRGFDLFWRAVR
- a CDS encoding SDR family NAD(P)-dependent oxidoreductase, with protein sequence MAKVWLITGSGNGLGNDIAAAALAAGDNVVAGARRLEELDALVKQHGERVRPVLLDVRNEAQAQAAVQLAVDAFGRLDVLVNNAGYGQFAPFEQMSGEDFQGIVDTCFYGVVYTTRAAVPVMRKQKSGHIFQVSSIGGRVAVPGNVPYHAAKWAVGGFSDSLATEVASFGVKVCTLEPGAIRTNWARRARGNPPMLLPEYEASLGPILKLLQNIEGREEGDPKRIAALIVKLANTDDVPLRLILGVDAEQRVKAVEEARAKEGERFSELTRSTMYPDAEPIPELQALSRR
- a CDS encoding alcohol dehydrogenase, with translation MAKMRVVQVARAGGDLEMVEREIPEPGPGKVRVKVQACGICHSDSVTKEGLFPGIQYPRVPGHEVIGVVDKIGDGVKEWKVGQRVGIGWHGGNCGYCHNCRRGDFFACTNDLETTGVSFDGGYAEYLVAPAIGLAEVPEGLSAAEAAPLMCAGVTTFNCLRNAGAVPGDVVAVLGLGGLGHLGVQYASKMGFKTVAIARGADKAELAKRLGAAVYIDSQTQDPAAELQKLGGAKVVLATVTNADAMAAVMGGLGVRGTFMIVGAVPKLEVPALQMLLNSQKVQGWYSGTSIDSEDTLNFSILEGVRSMNEVYTFEQFKEAYDRMMSGKARFRVVMTIH